AGGGTTGTGAAAAGCTGACAGGCCAGGAAAGATATCGCCTGCGCCAAGGTCGATACCGCATAGTATATTCCATCCAGGACAACGAGCTTACAGTATGGGTGGTCAAGGTCGGGCACCGTAAAGACATCTATCGCTGAAGCGACTAACCAGCATGGCTGGACCATATTGGCCAGCCACA
The genomic region above belongs to Desulfobacterales bacterium and contains:
- a CDS encoding type II toxin-antitoxin system RelE/ParE family toxin, with amino-acid sequence MAAYSIFFKKSVEKDLKAIPKKELIRIIKRIEGLAEDPRPQGCEKLTGQERYRLRQGRYRIVYSIQDNELTVWVVKVGHRKDIYR